The genomic segment cacagttccactactaccttggaacttaaaaagccgaccgagcgcaggataactatccaactgctggctttgaaatacacaggctgaagacgggcagcagtgtcttcggtgtgacaaagccagccctgcgatcaccaacccgcctgcccagcgtggtgactatgggcaaaacacatgagttcttgTGCAGGCgtactgcgaaaggctgctgtgatgatgatgatacataaaaaaaactatatacggtcgaattgagtaacctccttttttgaagttggttaaaaagaaaaGCTACCTCTATTGCTCGCAATTTCTGTGAAGCtacatttgttttgttttgttaaaaaaaatttttgtgaacaataaatatttttctttctttccttCAATAGATCAactagtctgaaataaaatgTCAGTGTTAACTAAATGCCACTATGTATAGTTTGAACTAAACTAaatcagcctgtaacgtcccacaGCTGGAAATAAATCCCATGTTTTATGTTCCCATGTTTTGCATAATATCATGTATAGTCTACTGACTTAGAACTaggattaaataaaacatataatcgTAATAAAAACACATATATTTTGCTTCtatattttaccaaaatttcGGAACAAGTCCAACAAGGCAGTCTCCGGGTTACATTGCCCTCTATACAAGCTCCACGCCCGGATTATCCCGCGCTTTACATGTAAGGCCTTTAGTTACAAGCCTCAGTTTAGTGGATCTGATATATTACATCTAACAgaaatattgattataaaaataaatggatgGTACAGAGAGCTTATATAGAAACATTTAACAATCTAAGTTAATGTTTGACAAATACACTTAACTTtaacaaattgtattttttttagtttcatctTTGATACACTTCGCTTTTAGGAAAATACTTACGCgactttcataataaattagCTTGAAATTTACAGtcagatatttaaatatacataaaaactaaaatttcacTAATTTTGGTCTTCaatgagtttttaatttaaataatatagaaattacACTAACATTGAGACAGGAGCATAAGTTTAAGCAAGACAAGGAAGACTTTAAATTGACACAAAAATAACACAATTTTGACCAACTAATGTTGACAATGAATTTAACAAGGACTTGAAAAATAACGTCTTGTCATTTCATGTAATTTGGTATCACAAAAaccatttaaataacaatttcgacaATGAAGGATTTTTAACAAAACTCTAACTTCATCAAAATTAGGAAAACGTTCAAAAACTATAGAAAAACtaaattgaatttttcttttcattataaCAAAACTATTGGTCCTCATTTACCTTTGGTGTGCAAAAAGTACATCGCTAACAATGTTATCAAgatgtataaatatatctaattaattattaattaaatttggaGTATCTATGGTTATTTGCCGTTTAAAAGTTGTAATATAACTTCATTCCGAGAGATTATAactcaaattatttaacaatttacaaTATTGTGTgcgtatttatatttgaaacttaaaaaatataattattacatggggctttacaatataatattaaactgcTCTTCTGGGTATCCGATAACTAAGTTTAATAAGAGAATAAGctgtgataataataatttactattgTAATTGATATACTAGTGATTTCTACGTAATCCTACAAAAACTGAAACAAAACATGATTTAATATCACTTTTCGAATTGTATATCTTTTTTACAAAAGTTCGTTGACTAAAAACTTTGTTacattagaaaacgataaaCTATAAGTTATAATACGCTTTTTGGTACTCgcaataaattgtttaaaaaaatcatcagttTTCTGGCACAAATCGTCTGGCACATTGGAATCGTTCAGACCCACTAAACCGGGCGGCTCCGTCAAAAGCCCCCGCGAACCCTAACAACTTATacacttaacaaaattaaagaaacaaaccGCAAAGAACGTCGCGACGCGGAGGCCTCTCACggacaattttttgtctaaaaATTACTCGCAATGtattgaaaacaatttattaaatcgTTCAAGGTACCATTTTCACTTACGAAACGACGATAGTGGTCGGCTCACATATCGAaagattataaattattcacATCTGATAGTTGACTCGATATagcaatatatatgtataatatacaattGGAActcctattattattaattacctaattttctttataaatcaCATTCGGTAACAAGATATCTCGATACGAAACAGTCTAGAGATTTCCATCAGAGTTTCCGCCGGGGCGACCGGCGCTCTGTATCACACCCGCGGTCTCACACTCACATCGCCAACTGTATGTACACACGAGCGCTCACACACGATCTATATACAACcgtcactcttaaaactaacataagGACACTTGGAATTCGGCGAGACTGGGGGTCCCGACGTCAGTCTATGACGACGTAGGGCAGCGCCACGAGGTCTCCGAGGCGAGCGCACTCGTGCCACTCCGCGAAGTTAGGGGTCCGTAGCGGTCGACCGAACTCGTCGCGCTCCGTGGCTTGCTCGGCCGCATCTAACGCGCCGAGTAATGCGTCTCGCGCCTCCTCCTCCCCTTCCACTAGCCCCTCTCCCTCCTCACCCGTCTCCCTCACGGCGGGAAGAGATACGATAGGTGCGGCGAAGGTTTGCTCGTAGCGGTAGGGCACAGCCCGCAGCGCGGCATCGCAGAGCGCGTACAGCGTCCGACCGTCGATATCCTCCGCTTTCGTCCGCTCGACGGTTCGGTGCTCCGGGGGCTCACTGACGAACTGTTTGAAGACTTCGACGTCGGCCCGCGGTTCGGCACCGAACTGCGTCTCGTCCTCCGTCGAGAGCAGAGGCGCCTTCAGTCTCTCGCTCGGCTCCAGGTTCGGCAGCGACACCATCTCGGCCTCGATCTTCGGCAGCTCGCGCTTCGACGTCGGAGCGGGCTCGGGGGGGTCGGTCGGTCCGTCGTCGGCCGAATCCGCCGCGGCCTCTGTCTCGATTTTGACTTCGACCTCCACTTCGGGTTCGTCGAGGGGGTAGGGTCTGAGTGGCGGCGGCgagggcggcggcggcggcgaggGCGGCGCCGGGGCGAATTCCGTCCACGGGGGCGCCGCCCGGAGCGGCACGCGGGCCAGGTTCTTGACGCAGTAGTCGTCCGCGTAGTCCGAGTAGCTGTAGAGCGGCACGACGCTGGTGAAGAGCTCGGGGCGGTCGGCGCGCGCGGGCGGGCGCACGGCGAAGCGGTGCGGCTGCAGCGGCGCGCGCGTGCCGTTGACGCCGGGCAGCAGCGCGTGGTGCAGCGCCTGCACGTGCAGCGGCCgcagcgccgcgcgccgcgccgccgggCACGCCGcccgcgcgccgcccgcgccctccTCCGAGCCGCACGTGCACTCCGCCCACTCGCGCTCGTCCTCGAGCGGCGGCAGCGCCGCCGGCTCCGGCTTCGGTTCCGGTTCCGGCTCCGCTTCGGTCTTCGGTCGCCTCGGCTCGCTGCTTCCGTTGCGAAGCGGCGACTCCACCTTTACTGGACTAGCTGTAAGTACATAGTACACTCTGTAGAGTCATTATTTTCACAATTCATTCAGTTTTTACATCACTAAACtcattttttctttctctctttgtCTCATTATATGATCTACACGCATGGCGCCATCTGTTATGCTTGAGAATaagtttaaatatgaaatatgagTATTCCATaacctttatttcttttcttaattaattaattatatactttattgcacttaaaaacagattatacaaaaaattacacatataGTTAATgacaaaggtggacttatccctagaagagatctgtTCCAGTCAATCAATGGACATGAGTCCAATCCTACTATATCCTCGTAAGTCCCCACGTACTTGTACAAGTACAAATTAACGATAACAGTTCAGACCTGAGATTTGTACTACATAGATGGAGTAACTGCCTAATGTACTTACCCAAGTACAAATGAGGGATTGCTCATTTACCGGGTAGTTTTTTTACATCGCCAACATTGCTActgttattataattctttactCTGTAGTCAATTCCGTCATGTTAGACAGGTTACGTCAACTGTCAGTGTTAGTGTCACTTTTTAGCAAGATGACCATGCGGTCGGCTCGTCGGCTAACACGAGGTAAGATTGTctgtttatatcaattaaatcatttgttttttctattgtttttgaaatgaaatagtgcttttaaattatgaatattgtaaaacaagcaatatttgtaagaagactatatatttaaagtggTTCCTGATGAgtcaaaataatttgtacttcaCATGGTACGTTAGGCGTTTGTCACATAAATAactgtttataatttgtacttgagGTGGTACATTCGGTCTATATaactactgtttttttttcgtatttgtaGCTTTCGACGAAATACAAATAGCAGAACTTCTTAATAATTCGGAGTTCGAAGACTCGGATGATGAATATGTGCCTGACCTGACCTCCCTGACCTAACCTAAACCTGTCCTCGGAATCTGAAGGTGGAGAAATAGAAATCGCTGTAAGTGGAGGTGGATCTACTCGTCGTACTCAAAGTGCTCGTGACCAACGAGTTGGACGTGGCCGTGGCAGAAGTACAAGTACAAGGGCACGACATAGCGGGCATAGTGCCTGTACCATCAAAAATGCGACGCTTATATGGCAATATCCACTTACCGGAACATCTAGACAAACAACAACGAGGCCATCTCTCTGGGTGTGACAAAAGGAGTTTATTTAAATGCTCTGACTGTAATGTAGCTATTTGCCTGAACTCAACAAGAAATTGTTGCAGGGCCTTTCATCGACAAgagaattaataataagaaataaaaagtgaTTTTGAAATAAGATGTCAATTAAACTAGCACGTAAGGAAGATTGTTATGTCCTCTATCCTATTTCGATAATTAAGAATAGTGATACTGTTATCCTCtggtttataaaagtaaattatgctaatattttctttgagggagtattttataaatgtttctagaagaaaaatattgtttatgttgtaataaaataaaatatatactactaagtgattttagaacaaaaataatatttaattttaatacgaaataaaagc from the Melitaea cinxia chromosome 26, ilMelCinx1.1, whole genome shotgun sequence genome contains:
- the LOC123666461 gene encoding WAS/WASL-interacting protein family member 1-like, which encodes MSNNAHELSNRLLNALDKNYNVVDMQTVNEIISILEKFNITKELLETTRLGKHVNELRRKTSDPTLARRAKVLVKRWRDLVIPAIASPAHTGSNRSSAERQVRRLGGTPLTSPALSRHVVSPAVPSPRLLARPAWGGYESDSQDVILVDDDPPPPPPPALTHKPVTPPVKRMSTPDVLSDEKKAKRDKKPKEERRRPKRRGHSRAGSGAETTIPEVPEPSVPPGTGPPGTPIPPGTVAPNTWGARNGSGPERRRNGWRRDPQDPYTALVNRLPPAGAKKVKTTKELLEQIQSRGSGKTPSRPLSPRSPGSPHSPDVMLIEPDSSPVKVESPLRNGSSEPRRPKTEAEPEPEPKPEPAALPPLEDEREWAECTCGSEEGAGGARAACPAARRAALRPLHVQALHHALLPGVNGTRAPLQPHRFAVRPPARADRPELFTSVVPLYSYSDYADDYCVKNLARVPLRAAPPWTEFAPAPPSPPPPPSPPPLRPYPLDEPEVEVEVKIETEAAADSADDGPTDPPEPAPTSKRELPKIEAEMVSLPNLEPSERLKAPLLSTEDETQFGAEPRADVEVFKQFVSEPPEHRTVERTKAEDIDGRTLYALCDAALRAVPYRYEQTFAAPIVSLPAVRETGEEGEGLVEGEEEARDALLGALDAAEQATERDEFGRPLRTPNFAEWHECARLGDLVALPYVVID